TGTCATGGAGGATGATGAAATGCCGGTTCGGGAAACCGTCATGAATGCACTGTTCCGTTATTAGGCCGTTGGTTTCTTTTCAGGGGAATCCGGTTTATCTCTTCGGGGAACTTGTTCCGGAGGGATGGTTGCCGGACCCGGTTCTTCAGGTGGAATCCCGGTAGGGTGTTTTTCGGGAGGGTTTGCTCCCGGTTTCGTTTGTGGTCGGGTAGGCGGTTCTTTGGGGTGATTGGGTTTTTTGGGCTTGTCATTCATATCTACAATAAGGTACATTCTGTCCATGACTTTTCAATTGATAAAGGTCAATTAACGTGTTGATTAATGTATTCACGATTCTGTCGTTCCTTCTATACATTTGAGTCAAACACGAATCAAAAACAGCACGCTATGAATGTTAAAGTAAAACACGACAGGCAGAGCCACAAGTTTCATGCTGTCATTGATGATGAGGTGGCTTACCTTCATTACCGTACGAAAGGATCGGGGAAGCTGGAGTATTATGAAACCTATGTTCCCATGGACCACCGGCATCAGCGGATTGCCTCCCAGCTGGCTGATACGGCGCTGAGCTATGCAAAGAACAACCAGTATCAGGTGATCCCTACATGCTCTTTTGTGAGATCATATATTAAGAATCATGAGGAGTTTAAGGATATCACGACACAGCGATAAACTTGTGGAGTAACCCTTTTCAAGCCTTATAAACCTTTTTGAATGCACAATAACCAATACGATACCCTGGCAGAAGCATTGGAAGATCTTGCCGAACGGGGATA
This genomic stretch from Flavobacteriales bacterium harbors:
- a CDS encoding N-acetyltransferase, whose amino-acid sequence is MNVKVKHDRQSHKFHAVIDDEVAYLHYRTKGSGKLEYYETYVPMDHRHQRIASQLADTALSYAKNNQYQVIPTCSFVRSYIKNHEEFKDITTQR